In Sphingobacterium thalpophilum, a genomic segment contains:
- a CDS encoding efflux RND transporter permease subunit: MFKKVIHRPVFAIVISVVILFIGGLAIKQLPTEQFPKIAPTTVAVSIAYPGASADVLVKSSLITLENAINGVQGMRYIATDATSAGEATVNVVFDPGTDPNDAVVLVKTRVDQVMPLLPELVQKEGVVVNPIQPSMLMYVNLYSTNKSMDEKFLYNYATVNIIPEINRIHGIAKSQILGSRRYAMRVWLNPDRMRAYSLSVDEVMKAIGEQSIIGRPGRLGQSSGIAAQSLEYVLTYKGQYNTPEEYDNIIVRANGDGENIKLKDVAKVELGSEFFDIYSNLDGHPSASIVLKQNYGSNANDVIKDVKAKLAEMKGNFPPGIDYKISYDVSQFLDASIEQVMHTLRDAFILVAIVVFIFLGDWRSTLIPIIAVPVSLIGTFFVIQWFGMSINLVTLFALVLAIGIVVDNAIVVIEAVHAKMEESAISPYSAVKEVMGEIAGAIIAITAVMVAVFIPISFMTGPVGTFYRQFSITMASSIVISAVVALTLTPVLAAMLLKNNHGKPKKSNVFIKSLDLFNRTFDKITGKYASLLRKIASRRVITWGILIAFCVGIFVINKTLPGGFIPSEDQGTIYAIIQTPPGSTLEQTNKLSRELQKICQGVDGVESVSSLAGYEIMTEGRGSNAGTCLINLKTWGEREHSVKEIMEELEEKSKNLGATVEFFEPPAVPGFGSSGGFSMRLLDLNRTTDYQDFDKVNKAFIANLKKRKELTGVFTFFAANYPQYELVFDNNAAMQKGVSIGKAMDNLNILIGSTYEQGFIRFGQFFKVYVQSSPEFRRLPSDIMNLYVKNDHDQMVPYSAFMTLKKTQGPNEITRYNMYNSAAIRGLPANGYTTADAIQAINETALQTLPHGYKVAWEGLSYDEAQRGNEAVYVFLVVLVFVYLVLAAQYESFIIPFAVLLSLPVGVFGSFFLLKAMGLENDIYAQVGLIMIIGLLGKNAVLIVEFAVKRRQAGDSILEAAIEGSRARFRPILMTSFAFIAGLVPLVFASGAGAIGNHTIGASALGGMLVGTIFGVIVIPGLYYIFAKLADGRKMIQAEDESPLSEDMIHYE, from the coding sequence ATGTTTAAAAAAGTAATACATCGACCGGTATTTGCTATTGTCATATCGGTTGTAATCCTATTTATCGGAGGTTTGGCCATAAAGCAACTTCCTACTGAGCAATTTCCAAAAATCGCGCCGACTACAGTGGCGGTCTCCATTGCCTATCCTGGTGCAAGTGCCGATGTACTTGTAAAATCCTCATTGATTACACTGGAGAATGCAATCAACGGTGTACAGGGAATGCGCTATATCGCAACCGATGCGACCAGTGCCGGTGAAGCAACCGTAAACGTCGTATTTGATCCTGGAACAGATCCTAACGATGCCGTAGTACTGGTCAAAACCCGGGTGGATCAAGTCATGCCACTATTGCCTGAACTTGTTCAAAAGGAAGGAGTCGTCGTCAATCCAATTCAGCCCAGTATGCTGATGTACGTGAATCTTTACAGTACAAATAAAAGCATGGATGAAAAGTTCTTGTACAACTATGCAACGGTAAATATCATTCCTGAAATCAATCGTATTCATGGGATAGCCAAATCACAAATCTTAGGTAGCCGTAGATATGCCATGCGCGTCTGGTTAAATCCCGATCGTATGCGCGCCTATAGCTTGTCAGTTGATGAAGTGATGAAAGCGATAGGAGAACAAAGTATCATCGGCCGTCCCGGTCGACTGGGACAAAGCTCGGGTATTGCAGCGCAATCCCTCGAATATGTCCTAACTTATAAAGGGCAATACAATACACCTGAAGAATACGACAATATTATCGTTCGCGCAAACGGCGACGGTGAAAACATCAAGTTAAAAGACGTAGCTAAAGTCGAACTAGGAAGTGAATTCTTTGACATCTATTCCAATTTAGACGGGCATCCCTCGGCTTCAATTGTGTTGAAACAGAATTATGGTAGTAATGCCAATGACGTTATTAAAGATGTGAAGGCAAAACTTGCTGAGATGAAAGGTAACTTTCCTCCAGGTATAGACTATAAAATCAGTTATGACGTATCCCAATTCTTGGATGCTTCTATCGAGCAGGTGATGCATACCCTACGCGATGCTTTTATTTTAGTGGCTATTGTTGTGTTTATTTTCCTGGGCGATTGGCGTTCGACTTTGATTCCGATCATCGCCGTGCCCGTTTCGCTGATAGGTACATTCTTCGTCATCCAATGGTTCGGTATGTCGATCAACTTAGTGACCTTGTTTGCATTGGTGCTTGCTATCGGGATTGTCGTGGACAATGCCATTGTGGTCATTGAAGCAGTACATGCCAAAATGGAAGAAAGTGCCATATCGCCATACAGCGCTGTAAAAGAAGTCATGGGCGAAATCGCAGGTGCTATTATCGCTATTACAGCTGTTATGGTGGCCGTTTTTATCCCCATTTCATTTATGACAGGCCCTGTCGGAACATTTTATCGTCAGTTTTCAATTACCATGGCGAGTTCCATCGTGATATCTGCAGTAGTCGCATTAACCCTTACTCCTGTGCTTGCCGCGATGCTCCTGAAAAATAACCATGGTAAACCAAAAAAATCAAATGTATTCATTAAATCGCTCGACCTTTTTAACCGTACTTTTGATAAAATAACGGGCAAATATGCCTCCTTACTTCGTAAAATTGCCAGCCGAAGAGTAATTACATGGGGTATCTTAATAGCATTCTGTGTCGGAATTTTCGTCATTAACAAAACGCTTCCAGGAGGTTTTATACCGAGCGAGGACCAAGGTACAATATATGCCATTATTCAGACTCCTCCGGGATCAACATTGGAACAGACCAATAAGCTTTCCAGAGAGCTCCAAAAGATCTGTCAAGGGGTAGATGGCGTAGAATCTGTCTCATCACTGGCGGGTTATGAAATCATGACCGAAGGCCGTGGATCGAATGCCGGAACCTGTCTTATCAACCTCAAAACCTGGGGTGAACGTGAACACTCCGTTAAAGAGATCATGGAAGAACTTGAAGAAAAATCAAAAAATCTAGGTGCAACGGTTGAATTCTTCGAACCTCCCGCTGTTCCAGGGTTTGGTTCTTCAGGAGGTTTCTCCATGCGCCTGCTGGACCTCAATAGGACCACCGATTACCAAGATTTCGATAAAGTAAATAAAGCATTTATCGCTAATCTAAAGAAACGTAAGGAACTCACCGGAGTCTTTACATTCTTTGCCGCCAATTACCCACAATACGAATTGGTATTTGACAATAACGCCGCCATGCAAAAAGGCGTTTCCATTGGTAAAGCCATGGACAACCTCAATATCCTTATCGGTAGTACCTATGAGCAGGGTTTTATCCGTTTCGGTCAGTTCTTCAAAGTCTATGTACAATCTTCACCAGAATTTAGAAGGCTACCTTCCGATATCATGAACCTTTACGTCAAAAACGATCATGACCAAATGGTTCCTTATTCGGCCTTTATGACCTTAAAAAAAACACAGGGACCAAACGAAATCACGCGCTACAACATGTACAATTCGGCCGCCATCCGTGGACTTCCGGCAAATGGGTATACAACGGCTGACGCTATTCAGGCAATCAACGAAACTGCACTTCAAACATTACCACACGGCTATAAAGTTGCCTGGGAGGGCTTGTCCTATGATGAGGCCCAACGTGGAAACGAAGCCGTTTATGTCTTTTTAGTCGTCTTAGTCTTCGTATATCTTGTACTTGCTGCACAGTACGAAAGCTTTATCATTCCGTTTGCGGTATTGTTGTCGCTACCAGTTGGTGTATTTGGATCATTCTTCCTATTAAAAGCTATGGGACTGGAAAATGACATCTATGCACAGGTCGGACTGATCATGATTATTGGTTTATTGGGGAAAAATGCGGTGCTTATCGTAGAATTTGCCGTGAAAAGGCGCCAAGCTGGCGATAGCATATTAGAAGCAGCTATTGAGGGCTCACGAGCACGTTTCAGACCTATCCTCATGACCTCATTTGCATTTATCGCTGGACTTGTACCACTTGTCTTTGCCAGTGGTGCCGGAGCTATCGGTAACCATACCATAGGTGCCTCAGCGCTGGGAGGTATGCTCGTCGGAACTATCTTTGGCGTTATTGTCATTCCCGGACTCTACTACATTTTTGCAAAATTGGCTGACGGAAGAAAAATGATCCAAGCCGAAGACGAATCACCATTAAGCGAAGACATGATACATTATGAATAA
- a CDS encoding efflux RND transporter periplasmic adaptor subunit produces MVMRSFMYISLCLIILSTSCQSEKKDKKEAAVFNVTTPLVKDTIVNKDYVAQIRSINHIELRAQEKGYIQSIFVDEGQFVQKGQPLFKIMPNLYESDVNRAKAEVKYAEIEYQNTKNLSEKDIVAPQETEMAKAKYEKAKAELAAMNTHLKFTDIVAPFSGIVGKLHVRKGSLVDEGELITELSDNSKMWVYFNVPEVEYLNQMDAKQDNNPLHVRLNMANGKEFGHEGIVETIESDFNNETGNIAYRATFPNPKGLLRYGETGNIVITSPYNNALMIPQKATFEELEKKYVYVITKDNKVKAREIKVAAELPHIYVVSSGLGKDEKILLNGLRMVQENQTIESKYQTPEKVMSNLDLYAE; encoded by the coding sequence ATGGTCATGAGAAGCTTTATGTATATAAGCCTGTGCCTTATTATTCTATCGACAAGCTGTCAGTCAGAAAAAAAAGACAAAAAAGAAGCTGCAGTTTTCAATGTCACTACTCCTTTGGTCAAAGATACAATTGTCAATAAAGATTATGTCGCCCAAATCCGTTCGATCAACCATATTGAATTGCGCGCACAGGAAAAAGGCTACATTCAATCGATATTTGTCGATGAAGGTCAATTTGTACAAAAAGGACAACCCCTCTTTAAAATCATGCCCAACCTCTATGAGTCCGATGTTAATCGTGCTAAAGCAGAGGTAAAATATGCTGAAATCGAATATCAGAACACCAAAAATCTGTCCGAAAAAGATATTGTCGCTCCGCAGGAAACTGAAATGGCAAAAGCGAAATATGAAAAAGCCAAAGCTGAGTTAGCCGCTATGAATACCCATCTCAAATTTACTGATATCGTAGCACCGTTTTCAGGAATCGTTGGTAAGCTTCATGTCCGTAAAGGAAGTCTTGTCGATGAAGGTGAGTTGATCACAGAGCTGTCTGATAACAGTAAAATGTGGGTTTACTTCAATGTACCCGAAGTTGAATACCTCAATCAAATGGACGCAAAACAAGACAATAACCCGCTGCATGTACGGTTAAACATGGCCAATGGAAAAGAATTCGGTCATGAGGGTATTGTTGAAACAATTGAATCAGACTTCAATAATGAAACTGGAAATATTGCCTACAGAGCGACTTTTCCAAATCCAAAGGGATTATTGCGTTATGGCGAGACAGGCAATATCGTCATTACATCGCCCTATAATAACGCGCTTATGATACCTCAGAAAGCTACATTCGAGGAGCTTGAAAAAAAATATGTTTACGTTATTACAAAAGATAATAAAGTAAAAGCAAGAGAAATAAAAGTTGCTGCCGAACTGCCGCATATCTATGTTGTTTCTTCCGGATTGGGCAAGGACGAAAAGATTCTGCTGAATGGACTTCGCATGGTACAGGAAAACCAGACTATTGAATCCAAATATCAGACTCCGGAGAAAGTCATGTCAAACTTAGATTTATATGCAGAGTAA
- a CDS encoding YdeI family protein, whose protein sequence is MELQQLLDTDEKANAFFETLSKSYKQGYCDWVGSAKQEQTRKTRAEKAIQMLRNNQKTLKTV, encoded by the coding sequence ATGGAACTCCAACAATTGTTGGATACGGACGAAAAAGCCAATGCTTTTTTTGAAACACTTTCCAAATCATACAAACAAGGCTATTGTGATTGGGTTGGATCAGCAAAACAGGAACAAACCCGAAAAACAAGAGCTGAAAAAGCAATACAAATGCTACGAAATAATCAGAAAACGTTAAAAACCGTTTAG
- a CDS encoding NAD(P)-dependent alcohol dehydrogenase, translating to MKAVRFFGHKDVRVVNDLVKPVPKGDEVLLKIGGAGVCHSDLHIIDEGTVVGTVFTLGHENAGWIEEVGSDVKDYKKGDAVLVYGPWGCGHCKPCQQSKENYCDHQSEMAYGGGLGLDGGMAEYMLVPSSRLLVPIYDLDPVIAAPLTDAALTPYSAIKRSIGKLTADEYVVVIGVGGLGHVALQILNEVSASSIIACDVTEEKLAFAKELGAAYVVNSKDANAAEQINKITGIKKAKVVIDFVGATSTIDLGTKVVGLDGDLTIVGLGGGHYQYNMSGLPFGVSMTNPYWGSRVELMEVVGLARQRKIHIEIEQFKLDQANEVYDRMRNGKIKGRAVLIPS from the coding sequence ATGAAAGCAGTACGTTTTTTCGGGCATAAAGATGTCCGCGTTGTGAATGATCTTGTGAAGCCCGTTCCTAAGGGCGATGAAGTATTACTAAAAATTGGTGGTGCAGGTGTTTGTCATTCTGATCTTCACATTATAGATGAGGGGACCGTTGTAGGTACGGTGTTTACCTTGGGACACGAAAATGCGGGCTGGATTGAAGAAGTTGGATCTGATGTAAAAGACTATAAAAAAGGTGATGCGGTATTGGTCTATGGTCCTTGGGGCTGTGGGCACTGTAAACCCTGTCAGCAATCAAAAGAAAATTATTGTGATCACCAGTCTGAAATGGCTTATGGTGGTGGGCTAGGCCTAGATGGCGGGATGGCGGAATATATGCTTGTCCCTTCTTCGCGCTTACTGGTCCCAATTTATGACTTAGATCCAGTCATTGCTGCGCCATTAACGGATGCGGCACTTACTCCTTATTCGGCGATAAAACGTTCGATAGGCAAATTGACAGCAGATGAGTATGTGGTTGTGATCGGAGTTGGAGGTTTGGGCCATGTTGCCTTACAAATACTAAATGAAGTAAGCGCGAGTTCAATTATCGCCTGTGATGTCACCGAAGAAAAACTAGCCTTTGCTAAAGAACTCGGCGCAGCCTATGTGGTTAATTCGAAAGATGCAAATGCAGCCGAACAAATAAATAAGATTACGGGCATAAAAAAAGCTAAAGTAGTGATTGATTTTGTCGGCGCAACATCGACTATAGATCTAGGAACAAAGGTTGTTGGTTTGGATGGTGACCTGACAATTGTTGGATTAGGTGGGGGACACTACCAGTACAATATGTCGGGGCTTCCTTTTGGTGTGAGTATGACAAACCCATATTGGGGCTCGCGGGTTGAGCTTATGGAAGTTGTAGGTTTGGCTAGGCAAAGGAAGATTCATATTGAAATTGAGCAGTTTAAGCTTGATCAGGCTAACGAAGTTTATGATCGAATGCGCAACGGTAAGATCAAAGGAAGGGCTGTACTGATTCCTTCGTAA
- a CDS encoding universal stress protein, translated as MDKTILVLTDFSENSWTAVQYAANLAKKFNWTVELLHTYTIPIKDSVHAKMENMFLKPQKEEAESMLKDWQIRIDDEFSDLRCKTVSLAGDLEKTVLNLLQEKEYHFIVMGAKGKGMIQKAVLGSNTFALIKKSPVGVLAVPITFQKFRLKNIGLLSNFKASEYDLLDSFILRVPEKFNLSLLHVTQKYISPKQEDIENWKQKLSAQFSFNKIDYVEKNAVNRLDYNMPIPRCIDYMVEIEAIDLLLVSYSPKSFFKSIFSRNLTKAIYRNLTVPTFFKRNLY; from the coding sequence ATGGACAAAACAATTCTCGTACTCACCGATTTTTCTGAAAACTCATGGACTGCTGTTCAATATGCGGCGAATCTGGCTAAAAAATTTAATTGGACAGTAGAACTTCTGCATACTTATACCATCCCAATAAAAGACAGTGTCCATGCGAAAATGGAGAATATGTTTTTGAAGCCTCAGAAGGAAGAGGCTGAAAGCATGCTCAAGGACTGGCAGATACGTATCGACGATGAATTTTCTGATCTCCGCTGTAAAACCGTAAGTTTGGCCGGCGACTTGGAAAAAACGGTACTAAACTTACTACAAGAAAAGGAATACCATTTTATCGTCATGGGAGCTAAAGGTAAAGGTATGATACAAAAAGCTGTCTTGGGAAGCAATACCTTCGCCCTGATAAAAAAGAGTCCAGTCGGTGTCTTGGCAGTACCCATCACTTTCCAAAAATTTAGGTTAAAAAATATCGGATTACTGAGCAATTTTAAAGCGTCCGAATATGATCTACTCGACAGTTTCATCTTACGTGTACCGGAGAAATTTAATCTCAGCCTGTTGCACGTAACACAAAAGTATATCTCTCCAAAACAAGAAGATATTGAAAACTGGAAACAAAAGCTATCCGCCCAATTTTCGTTTAATAAAATTGATTATGTGGAAAAAAATGCGGTCAATCGTTTAGATTACAATATGCCTATACCACGTTGTATCGACTACATGGTGGAAATCGAAGCTATTGATCTTTTACTTGTGTCGTACAGTCCTAAAAGTTTTTTCAAAAGTATATTTTCCCGAAATCTTACGAAAGCAATTTATCGCAACCTGACGGTACCTACTTTTTTTAAGCGTAATTTATATTAA
- a CDS encoding glycoside hydrolase family 16 protein, protein MSLWILSLIAILSASPDSTHVGEYKFAEMPSWSDEFDYNGLPDAKKWGYDVGSLHNGWGNHELQYYTDANRKNASVANGVLRITAIKEQYEGLNYTSARLVSKNKGDFLYGRFVVRAKVPKGKGTWAAAWMLPTDWGYGGWPHSGEIDIMEHVGYDENAIHITVHTKDYNHSIGTQKGVMKRIDQATSEFHNYRIDWTPEYIRGFVDDVQIYSFPNEGKGNGVWPFDKRFHLLLNLAVGGDWGGMQGVDSSAFPAEMEVDYVRVYDLLKP, encoded by the coding sequence ATGAGCCTTTGGATACTTTCTTTGATCGCAATACTTTCTGCAAGTCCCGATAGTACACATGTAGGAGAATATAAGTTTGCTGAAATGCCCAGTTGGAGTGATGAGTTTGATTACAATGGTCTTCCGGACGCAAAAAAATGGGGATATGATGTAGGCTCCTTGCATAATGGTTGGGGAAATCATGAACTTCAATACTATACAGATGCAAACAGGAAAAATGCAAGTGTGGCAAATGGTGTTTTACGTATTACTGCAATAAAAGAACAATATGAGGGGTTGAACTATACTTCTGCCAGGCTGGTGAGTAAAAACAAGGGCGATTTTCTATATGGTCGATTTGTAGTCCGAGCCAAGGTGCCGAAAGGGAAAGGTACGTGGGCAGCTGCTTGGATGTTGCCGACAGATTGGGGTTACGGAGGATGGCCACATTCGGGAGAAATAGATATCATGGAGCATGTCGGTTATGACGAGAATGCAATACATATTACCGTTCATACAAAGGATTATAATCATTCTATCGGAACTCAAAAAGGAGTGATGAAACGAATTGATCAGGCAACATCGGAGTTTCATAATTATCGGATAGACTGGACCCCTGAGTATATTCGTGGTTTCGTGGATGATGTACAGATCTACAGTTTTCCAAATGAAGGAAAAGGCAATGGCGTGTGGCCATTTGATAAAAGATTTCATTTACTATTGAATCTGGCCGTTGGTGGAGATTGGGGCGGTATGCAAGGCGTCGATAGTAGCGCATTTCCTGCAGAGATGGAGGTGGATTATGTCAGGGTATATGATTTACTGAAACCTTAA
- a CDS encoding YoaK family protein, producing the protein MFRHQGRGRNYIHNLKLASILSCVAGLVNITGVLAVSTLTTNVTGHFAFFSEQLILMNYKMALIYLLYIAFFLMGASVSGFIVELASKKKSHNAYIIPICIESIILINVGLFPAFVNAEPMFPAIISFALLFAMGLQNALVTKVSQSVVRTTHLTGLFTDLGIEISQLLFYREIAEKVKLHKSIFLKLMIIGGFFFGGIIGGFMFQYFKLKTLLLPATMLLFALWYDHILLKFYHLKRSLRPDE; encoded by the coding sequence ATGTTTAGGCATCAAGGGAGAGGAAGGAATTATATTCATAATTTAAAGTTAGCCTCTATTTTATCTTGTGTTGCGGGTTTGGTCAATATTACAGGTGTTCTTGCCGTTAGCACTTTAACAACGAATGTCACAGGTCACTTCGCATTTTTTTCAGAACAGTTGATTTTAATGAATTACAAGATGGCTTTGATTTATCTGTTATACATTGCTTTCTTTTTAATGGGAGCGTCTGTTTCAGGTTTTATCGTAGAATTAGCCTCAAAAAAGAAATCACATAACGCCTATATTATTCCAATTTGTATCGAGTCTATTATCTTAATTAACGTTGGATTGTTTCCAGCTTTCGTTAATGCAGAACCAATGTTTCCAGCAATAATTTCATTTGCCCTTCTTTTTGCTATGGGACTTCAGAATGCCCTGGTAACGAAGGTGTCACAATCAGTTGTCAGAACGACGCATTTGACCGGATTGTTTACTGATCTTGGTATTGAAATTTCACAGTTGCTTTTTTATAGAGAAATTGCTGAGAAAGTGAAATTACACAAAAGTATTTTTCTTAAGTTGATGATTATTGGTGGTTTTTTTTTCGGGGGAATTATAGGCGGTTTTATGTTTCAATATTTTAAACTGAAAACATTATTGTTACCCGCTACTATGCTTTTGTTTGCCTTATGGTATGACCATATTCTGCTTAAGTTTTATCATTTGAAGCGAAGCTTAAGACCGGATGAATAG
- a CDS encoding helix-turn-helix domain-containing protein, with translation MNYSHILFEKLVLSAGRFNISEPLYCILLFEKATSFSVDLVTYHADPKSVVFLSPYQLFTMDVVLKSTFSVLKFHGDFYCIEYHKDEVACNGILFNNIYQQPHVLLSAAIYHEISTIMEKIDQLKMSSESYDQSLSRTYLQLILALASRQKLLFNDVQKPSWAHRDIIDDFEQFLEKNYKAHKEVTFYAANYGLSPAVFTKKIKLKWGKSPSKLIQERLVLESKRQLHLTAKSIKEIAANLQYKDEFYFSRFFKKMVGVSPKVFRKRVGLSIVAEKSML, from the coding sequence ATGAACTATTCCCATATCCTGTTTGAAAAATTAGTATTATCTGCCGGTAGATTCAACATTAGTGAACCATTGTACTGCATTCTTTTATTTGAGAAAGCGACGAGTTTTTCGGTTGATTTGGTGACATACCATGCGGATCCTAAAAGTGTTGTGTTTTTGTCTCCCTATCAGTTGTTTACGATGGATGTGGTGCTGAAAAGTACTTTTAGTGTGCTAAAATTTCACGGCGATTTTTATTGTATAGAATATCATAAAGATGAAGTTGCCTGTAATGGAATTCTATTCAACAACATCTACCAGCAACCTCATGTGTTGCTCTCAGCAGCTATTTATCATGAGATATCAACTATCATGGAAAAAATAGATCAGCTCAAAATGTCGTCGGAATCCTATGATCAGTCATTGAGCAGAACCTATTTACAGCTGATTTTAGCGCTAGCGAGTAGACAAAAGCTACTTTTTAACGACGTACAAAAACCGTCTTGGGCTCATAGAGATATTATTGATGACTTTGAGCAGTTTTTGGAAAAGAATTATAAAGCGCATAAAGAAGTTACCTTTTATGCAGCGAACTACGGTTTAAGTCCAGCCGTTTTTACGAAAAAAATAAAATTGAAATGGGGAAAATCCCCATCAAAGTTGATCCAGGAACGCCTCGTATTGGAAAGTAAAAGACAGCTCCATTTGACGGCCAAAAGTATTAAAGAAATAGCAGCCAATTTGCAGTACAAAGATGAGTTTTATTTCAGTAGATTTTTTAAGAAGATGGTAGGCGTATCTCCTAAGGTATTTCGGAAGCGGGTGGGTTTATCAATTGTTGCCGAAAAGTCTATGTTATAG
- a CDS encoding DUF417 family protein, which translates to MEKIIKLLAKSQYIFTNFARISIFIVMAWIGGLKAFQYEADGIVPFVINSPAMCFFYHNTEKRVLDKNGELIPEYQLFKNPEGRVVKKNIAWHQENGTYIFSYILGFVIVSIGLMIFLGIWYPKIGIFGALCTVLMSLVTLSFLITTPEAFVPKLDGDFPSPNYGFPYLSAAGRLVLKDVIMLAAALIIAAESASRLIKKTNIK; encoded by the coding sequence ATGGAGAAAATAATAAAGCTATTGGCAAAGTCACAATATATCTTTACAAACTTTGCTAGAATTTCAATTTTTATTGTGATGGCATGGATTGGAGGATTAAAAGCATTTCAATATGAAGCTGATGGTATAGTTCCTTTTGTTATTAATAGTCCGGCAATGTGTTTTTTTTATCATAATACGGAAAAACGGGTGTTGGATAAAAACGGAGAGCTAATACCGGAATACCAGTTGTTTAAAAACCCGGAGGGTCGTGTCGTAAAGAAAAATATTGCATGGCACCAAGAAAATGGAACTTATATTTTTTCTTATATACTTGGCTTTGTAATTGTTTCAATTGGTCTGATGATATTTTTAGGTATCTGGTATCCTAAAATCGGAATTTTTGGAGCATTGTGTACAGTGCTTATGTCATTGGTTACACTTTCTTTCTTGATAACAACTCCAGAAGCGTTTGTGCCAAAGCTAGATGGGGATTTCCCGTCACCTAATTATGGTTTTCCTTATTTATCCGCGGCAGGTAGATTAGTCCTGAAAGATGTAATTATGCTTGCAGCAGCATTGATCATTGCAGCAGAAAGTGCCAGCCGTCTGATAAAAAAAACGAATATAAAATAG
- a CDS encoding DUF6496 domain-containing protein, whose protein sequence is MAKYSEKASEKVEKTMHEMKAGKLKSGSGKKVTSRKQAIAIGLSEAQKEGAKVPPKNPSK, encoded by the coding sequence ATGGCAAAATATTCAGAAAAAGCATCTGAGAAAGTTGAAAAGACGATGCACGAAATGAAAGCGGGAAAATTAAAATCTGGTAGCGGAAAAAAGGTAACATCACGAAAACAGGCGATTGCTATCGGCCTCTCCGAAGCCCAAAAAGAAGGTGCCAAAGTACCCCCAAAAAATCCTAGCAAGTAA